A window of Apium graveolens cultivar Ventura chromosome 8, ASM990537v1, whole genome shotgun sequence contains these coding sequences:
- the LOC141680288 gene encoding uncharacterized protein LOC141680288 has protein sequence MEKSFMLAVVREETKVDYASYFLKGEANYWWELARALEEGEVISWDRFKKIFLDKYFPRYMQTQMELKFFELKQEGMIMGEYEKKFTELARFVGDYVDTDEKRAKRFQQGLKPWLRSRVAAFELATYAEVVQKAMVFEGESDQNSKEKES, from the coding sequence ATGGAGAAATCCTTCATGCTAGCTGTTGTTAGGGAAGAAACAAAGGTCGATTACGCGTCTTATTTTCTGAAAGGCgaagcgaactattggtgggagttaGCCCGTGCTCTAGAAGAAGGAGAAGTTATTTcttgggatagattcaagaagattttcctAGACAAGTATTTCCCAAGGTATATGCAGACTCAAATGGAATTAAAGTTCTTTGAATTGAAGCAAGAAGGAATGATTATGGGAGAGTACGAGAAGAAAttcactgaattggctaggtttgttggAGATTATGTGGACACGGATGAGAAGAGAGCAAAACgatttcaacaaggattaaaGCCTTGGCTACGAAGCAGAGTGGCTGCTTTTGAATTGGCCACATATGCTGAAGTGGTCCAGAAGGCAATGGTGTTTGAAGGAGAAAGTGACCAAAATTCAAAGGAAAAAGAGAGTTAG